One genomic segment of Pseudorca crassidens isolate mPseCra1 chromosome X, mPseCra1.hap1, whole genome shotgun sequence includes these proteins:
- the RPL10 gene encoding large ribosomal subunit protein uL16 isoform X2, whose translation MGRRPARCYRYCKNKPYPKSRFCRGVPDAKIRIFDLGRKKAKVDEFPLCGHMVSDEYEQLSSEALEAARICANKYMVKSCGKDGFHIRVRLHPFHVIRINKMLSCAGADRYAWCLWKAPGHSGQGPHWPGHNVHPHQAAEQGACD comes from the exons ATGGGCCGCCGCCCCGCCCGCTG TTACCGGTATTGCAAGAACAAGCCATACCCAAAGTCTCGCTTCTGCCGAGGTGTCCCTG atgcTAAGATCCGCATCTTTGACCTGGGGCGGAAGAAGGCAAAAGTGGATGAGTTCCCACTCTGTGGCCACATGGTGTCGGATGAATATGAGCAGCTCTCCTCTGAAG CCCTGGAGGCTGCCCGTATTTGTGCCAACAAGTACATGGTGAAAAGCTGCGGCAAAGATGGTTTTCACATCCGAGTGCGGCTCCACCCCTTCCACGTCATCCGCATCAACAAGATGTTGTCCTGTGCTGGAGCTGATAG GTATGCGTGGTGCCTTTGGAAAGCCCCAGGGCACAGTGGCCAGGGTCCACATTGGCCAGGTCATAATGTCCATCCGCACCAAGCTGCAGAACAAGGAGCATGTGATTGA
- the RPL10 gene encoding large ribosomal subunit protein uL16 isoform X1 encodes MGRRPARCYRYCKNKPYPKSRFCRGVPDAKIRIFDLGRKKAKVDEFPLCGHMVSDEYEQLSSEALEAARICANKYMVKSCGKDGFHIRVRLHPFHVIRINKMLSCAGADRLQTGMRGAFGKPQGTVARVHIGQVIMSIRTKLQNKEHVIEALRRAKFKFPGRQKIHISKKWGFTKFNADEFENMVAEKRLIPDGCGVKYIPNRGPLDKWRALHS; translated from the exons ATGGGCCGCCGCCCCGCCCGCTG TTACCGGTATTGCAAGAACAAGCCATACCCAAAGTCTCGCTTCTGCCGAGGTGTCCCTG atgcTAAGATCCGCATCTTTGACCTGGGGCGGAAGAAGGCAAAAGTGGATGAGTTCCCACTCTGTGGCCACATGGTGTCGGATGAATATGAGCAGCTCTCCTCTGAAG CCCTGGAGGCTGCCCGTATTTGTGCCAACAAGTACATGGTGAAAAGCTGCGGCAAAGATGGTTTTCACATCCGAGTGCGGCTCCACCCCTTCCACGTCATCCGCATCAACAAGATGTTGTCCTGTGCTGGAGCTGATAG GCTCCAGACAGGTATGCGTGGTGCCTTTGGAAAGCCCCAGGGCACAGTGGCCAGGGTCCACATTGGCCAGGTCATAATGTCCATCCGCACCAAGCTGCAGAACAAGGAGCATGTGATTGAGGCCCTCCGCAGGGCCAAGTTCAAGTTCCCTGGCCGCCAGAAG aTCCACATCTCCAAGAAGTGGGGATTTACTAAGTTTAATGCAGATGAGTTTGAAAACATGGTGGCAGAAAAGCGGCTCATTCCGGATGGCTGTGGGGTCAAGTACATCCCTAATCGTGGCCCCCTGGACAAATGGCGGGCCCTGCACTCGTGA
- the DNASE1L1 gene encoding deoxyribonuclease-1-like 1 yields MAALEPGDGVRTENLAQTGEAAAKPPHPPESEPATAPGSTAVCRKTRSGRLTAAGAGPRAAWPRPAPEQRGFEAAHRLQHVSPANGDIAPKTALQPFSKDPSAARRHRLSPPLVPAATVQDPHGALSCQRSNLSGRRCDSVGSRDPLTAQEGGVETTRSAQRLTLSKVAREPVLDTLVQILARCDITVLQEVVDSTGSAIPLLLRELNRFDDSGPYRFLSSHLLGRGTYKEKYVYIYRSHRAQVLDSYVYDDQNDLFAREPFVCRFSLPSKVLPSLVLVPLHTTPKAVETELNALYHVFLDASQRWQSEDVILLGDFNADCASLTKKRLDDLVLRTQAGFHWAIPDGVDTTVRASTHCTYDRIVLHGEHLQSMLRGAAAFDFPQSLGLTEEEALNISDHYPVEVELSCAVHGAQTLSLAALLPSLLLLLSPQLGLVA; encoded by the exons ATGG CCGCCCTGGAGCCAGGAGATGGGGTGCGCACTGAGAACCTAGCGCAGACGGGAGAAGCAGCCGCGAAGCCCCCGCACCCGCCGGAAAGCGAGCCTGCGACGGCGCCGGGCTCTACCGCCGTCTGTCGCAAAACGCGCTCGGGCCGCTTGACGGCAGCGGGGGCGGGCCCGCGGGCCGCGTGGCCCCGCCCCGCTCCGGAGCAGCGCGGATTTGAGGCCGCCCACCGGCTGCAG CACGTAAGTCCTGCCAACGGGGACATTGCCCCGAAGACCGCACTACAACCATTCAGTAAGGACCCATCGGCCGCCCGCAGACACCGCCTGAGTCCCCCACTTGTCCCAGCAGCGACAGTGCAGGACCCCCACGGGGCACTGAGCTGCCAGCGCTCTAATCTCTCAG GCAGACGTTGTGATTCCGTGGGGAGTCGCGATCCGCTCACAGCACAGGAAGGTGGTGTGGAGACGACCCGTTCTGCACAG CGGCTGACGCTCAGCAAGGTGGCCAGGGAGCCTGTGCTGGACACCTTAGTTCAG ATCCTGGCTCGCTGTGACATCACAGTGCTGCAGGAGGTGGTGGACTCTACTGGCAGTGCCATCCCACTCCTGCTTCGAGAACTCAATCG ATTTGATGACTCTGGGCCCTACCGCTTCCTGAGCAGCCACCTGCTGGGGCGTGGCACGTACAAGGAGAAATACGTGTATATCTACCG GTCACACAGGGCGCAGGTCCTGGATTCCTACGTGTACGACGATCAGAATGACCTCTTTGCCCGGGAGCCCTTTGTGTGCCGGTTCTCTTTGCCCAGCAAGG TCCTTCCCAGCCTGGTGCTGGTCCCACTGCACACCACGCCGAAGGCCGTAGAGACGGAGCTCAACGCCCTGTACCACGTGTTTCTGGACGCCTCCCAGCGCTGGCAGAGCGAG GACGTGATCCTGCTTGGGGACTTCAACGCTGACTGTGCTTCACTGACCAAAAAGCGCCTGGATGACCTAGTCCTTCGGACTCAGGCTGGCTTCCACTGGGCCATCCCTGATGGCGTGGACACCACGGTGCGGGCCAGCACCCACTGCACCTACGACCGCATAGTGCTACACGGGGAGCATCTGCAGAGCATGCTGCGCGGCGCAGCCGCCTTCGACTTCCCCCAGAGCCTCGGGCTCACCGAGGAGGAG GCCCTCAACATCAGCGATCACTACCCCGTGGAGGTGGAGCTGAGCTGCGCGGTGCACGGGGCCCAGACCCTCAGCCTGGCCGCTCTGTTACCGTCACTGCTGCTGCTCCTGTCCCCCCAGCTGGGCCTGGTGGCCTGA